The Gammaproteobacteria bacterium nucleotide sequence GCCCGTACCATGTCGCGCTCAATGCCCTCGCCGTATCGATACATCGTCGCTAATGCGGCTGGTGCAGTCCGATGACCCATCGATGCAGCACGATCGTATAATCTGACCGCCTCGCGCATCTTGTTCTTCGGCCCCGGGCCGATACGGTACGAGTTGGCAAGCTGATATGCAGCGTCGGGATCGTTGTGTTCTTCGGCCTTGCGAGCCCATTCCGTTGCTATAGCAATATCAGCCTTAACGCCGTCGCCGGAAAAGTAAATAATCGCCATCTTTAGTTGCGCGGGTGGATGGCTGTTTTGGGCTGCTTGGCGCCACCAATTATGTGCCTGCAATTTGTCCTCTCTTACGGCCATACCGCTCGCATACGCTTGTCCGAGCGCGTACTGCGCCTCCTGATCCCCCTGTTCAGCACTGGCCAAATTGGTTTCAAACTCCGACAACTTGGCTAATTCGGTTTTGGCGTAACTGTTGCCTGCGTCGGCGGCTTTGGTAAGCCAGACTTTTGCCTCCGTGCGGTCAACAAGATCATCGGGTGCGTAAAGCAGGGCAGCTCCGAGAGTTGCTTGTGCTGGCGTGTACCCTTGCGCGGCAGCCTTTCGCAGCATGTCGATTTTCTTCGCTTTGTCATCAAGCGAAAAAGCAAACTTATATTGTGCCTTGGCACTTCCGGTGTTTGCCGCAATTCTGAGGAGCTTAACCTCCATCGAGAGAAACTTAGCGTGATCACTTAAATTAGAAAGCGCGTCAACATCCCCACGTTGGGCCAACGCATATAGCCTAACAATGTCGGCCAGTTGTTTATTCCTGGTTTCAGCATCTTCTGCGAGGCGGCTCGCGTAAACAGGGGTGCCGGTTTCTCCATACGCAATAACCATATGCCCTCTGTCACCACAGATTCCCGGTGCCGCCAGAATGCCCAAAGTTGAGATTGCAAGACCATCGCCACTCGGACATTTAACCGCTGAAAAACCCAGCCCAAAGTTATAGACAAACAGTTCGTATGGTCCCGATTTAACCGTCTCGTCCGGCCCACCCAGTTCATTTTCGATTGCAGAACGGTTCGACTCGGGTCCGACGACAGACACATCCGCCTCAGGGTATGCGACGACCGCGCACCCCGTTAGAACGAGAGCGGTCGTGCAAGCG carries:
- a CDS encoding tetratricopeptide repeat protein; translation: MSVVGPESNRSAIENELGGPDETVKSGPYELFVYNFGLGFSAVKCPSGDGLAISTLGILAAPGICGDRGHMVIAYGETGTPVYASRLAEDAETRNKQLADIVRLYALAQRGDVDALSNLSDHAKFLSMEVKLLRIAANTGSAKAQYKFAFSLDDKAKKIDMLRKAAAQGYTPAQATLGAALLYAPDDLVDRTEAKVWLTKAADAGNSYAKTELAKLSEFETNLASAEQGDQEAQYALGQAYASGMAVREDKLQAHNWWRQAAQNSHPPAQLKMAIIYFSGDGVKADIAIATEWARKAEEHNDPDAAYQLANSYRIGPGPKNKMREAVRLYDRAASMGHRTAPAALATMYRYGEGIERDMVRAYMWYFLVASRYQDTAATSRDFIAKEMTPTQIAEAERLAREWLKTHPQ